ACGTCGAGCGTGAGCCACGCCTCATCTTCCTCGACTGTCTCATCCACGACCCGCACCTTGAAATCGAAGCTCCCCACCTCCTGAGCAACGCCCGCTAAGACTCCGTTAGGAGCGAGTTCAATCCCCGCCGGCAGCGCACCCTCCACCACACTCCACGTCAGCATTCCGCTGCTCGCTCCGATTGCGATCAGCGTATCGGAGTAGGCTTCCCCGGCCGTCGTTTCTTCCACCTCCCGGTTGAGAATCGTCAGCGGCAAGCTCTCGGTGGTCACCGCCTTCAGCACCCAGTCCGAGGGATCCACCGCCAGCCCGGCAGGAGCGAATCCAAGCTCGAAGTAGTATCGCTCGTTCCATTCGCTGTTCTCCACCAGCACCATCGTGGTCTCGGCGGCCGCGGTGAACCTGAGATCGAGCCGTGTGCGGAAGGTGGTATCGGGATCGGTCTGCGTCTGCCGGATGCGGGCCACCGTTACCCGCTCGCCGTCCACCATTCCGCTGCCGAACGAGACCGCGAAGTGCGGACGATTGGTCAGATAGAGATAGGAATAAAGATACGGCGTAACGTCATATCCCACCACGTCGGCCACGTCTCCCAGAAACTCGGTCGTGGTGGCGTTGCCGTAAGCGTGTCTTGTTCGATATTCGCGGAGCGCCGCAAAGAACAGCGAATCATTGCGAAGCGCGCCGCGCAGAATGTGCAGAATCCACGACCCCTTGTCATAGACCGTGTTGCCGCTGAACAGGTCGGTCGGATCATAGACCGGCCCCGACGGATCCACCACGTCGTTGCCCCACGAGGAGGTCTGGTACTCGCGCAGCATGTCCGGCCCGTAAACGTGCGCGTACCAGAGAGCTTCTGAGTAGGATGCGAATCCCTCATTCAGCCAGATGTCCGGCCACGTGGCCAGCGTGATCTCGTCCCCCCACCATTGATGGGCCAGCTCGTGCAGCACGATGTGATCGTAGTTGTGAGCTCCGTTGGTGATCGAGCGGCCATACGACGTGTTGCACTGGTGTTCCATCGCCCCGCCCCAGTTGAACATCGTGTGGCCGTATTTCTCGTTTCGGAACGGATACTCGCCGAACATCTGCTCGCAATAGCCCATCATCTGCGGCAGCCGGTTCCAGCTCTCTATCGCATTAGCCAACCGCTCGGGATAGGGATAGTGATCCAGCGGCAGGCTGTCCCCGCCCGGCGAAACGTACCAGTCGCGGTAGAAAGCATAATTCGTGGCGTTCGCACAGACCAGATAGGTCGAAATCGGATAGCGCTCGACCCACGTGAATTTCTTGGACGACGGCGGAATGATGGTCACCGACTCCAGCACGCCGTTCGACGTCGCGGTCAATGTGTCGGCCACGATCAGCGAAATCCGCACGCTGTCCGCCTTGTCGGCCGGGTGGTTCTTCGATGGCCACCAGTCGCGCGCGCCATACGGTTCCGAGAGCGTGGCGATCGAGGGGATAAAGCGCGGCCCCACCGGACGATTGTAATAGCTGAACGATGTGTAGAGACTCGTCTGGCAGGGAGTTCCGTGATACACGACCCGTGCCTGAACGAGTTCGTTTTCAACATATACTCGATCAAGCTGAATAGTGAGCAGGTTCCCCGTCAGCGTGAACGGCCGCGCGCTCCCCGCCACCACCACCGAATCCACCGTGAAGGTCGAGCACAAGTCCAGCACCAGCTCATCCAGATCGGGAGCCGTGCTGCGCGCCAGAATCGTCACATCTCCCGCGATGGTCTGACCGGAAAAATTGCGCAGATCGAGCGTCAAGTCATAGTAGAGAGCGTCGAAGTCCGCCTGTGTCGAGAGTAGCGGCAAGTCCTGTAGCCGCTCGTACAGGCCTCGCAGCTTCAGAGCATCCAAGTCGTGAAACTCATCGGGATTGGCGGGCGGCGGATAGTCTTCATCCCACGGATCGGGAGTCTCCGCCAGCGAGGCCAGCGCCAAGACCGCCGAAAGCAGCGCGATACACAAGAATCGTGTGAAGTGAATCATGACGGTCCCTATAAACGAGTGAAGTTCGGATCAATTAAATATAAGCTTGATCCACTGGCACTGCAAGCCACGATGCAACAATCTTAAAAAATCTAATCACCTATATAATAATAGCATGGCTATTGCTGACCCTTCGCTGTCTCCAATCACGGATACCTCCATCTACCCGAGAACGAGTTTCCCAAGAGAATTGCTGCCACAAATAAACGACACGTGTGTCTTCAAACTTGACAACCCGGCAATCTTATCGTATATTTACGATGAACGATTGGTTTCACAGGCTTTGTGTTATCATGTAGTTCTTTGTTTATTGTTTGTTTGACAAATGAAAATGTCCCGCTTCAACAGACCACTTCGACCAGCTGATAAGCCCGCTCAGGAGCTGGCCCGGCTTGCCCGAGCCCTCGGCCACCCGCATCGCATGGCCATCCTCCGCTTCCTCCACGAGCGGAAAACCTGCGTCTGCGGGGAGATCGTCGAGGTTCTGCCGGTGGCTCAATCCACCGTCTCGCAGCATTTAAAAGTGCTGAAGGAAGCGGGCTGGATTCGCGGCGAGGTCGAAGGGCCGCGCGTCTGTTATTGCATCAATCTGAATGCGCTGAAACGTTTCCGTTCCCTCGTGGATACGAGTTTTCTCTCTTCAATGGAGGTTCCGATGTGTCTGGCTGAAGACGTCCGCGCCATGGTGCGCGACAAGTACGGCAAGCTTGCCGACAAATCCGGCGGATCATGCTGTTGCGGCGGCGATTCCGACGTCGCGGCCGTGGCCGTGAAAATTGGCTATTCCCCCGAAGATCTGACCACCATTCCCGCCGATGCGAACCTCGGCCTCGGCTGTGGCAATCCGCTCGAATATGCCGACGTGAAACCCGCCGAGACCGTGCTCGACCTGGGCAGCGGCGCGGGACTCGATTGTTTCCTGGCTGCGCATGAAGTGGGCAAGCAGGGCCGCGTGATCGGCGTGGACATGACCGCCGAGATGATCGAAAAGGCCCGCGAGAACGCCAGGACCGGCGCGTTCTCCAACGTCGAATTCCGGCTCGGTGAGATCGAGCATCTTCCCGTCGCCGATTCCACGGTGGACGTGATCATCTCCAACTGCGTCATCAATCTCTCCCCCGACAAACCGCAGGTCTTCCGCGAAGCGTTCCGTGTTTTGAAACCGGGTGGAAGGTTGGTGGTTTCCGATCTCGTTCTTACGAAGCCGATCTCTGCCGATCTGCGCGAATCGGTTGAAGCCTACGTCGGCTGCGTGGCCGGAGCGCTTATGAAAGATGATTACCTTGCCGCCATCCGTGAAGCCGGATTCGATTCCGTCGCGATCGCGCACGAGAGCCGCTACGACGTCGGACTGGATGCGCTCGACGAGCCACTGCGCAAGGAAGCTCTGGAAGCCGTGCTCTCGATCAAGGTGAGGGCTGTGAAATCGAAGTGAATCAGCTTCAGGTTTTGAGATGCCGAAAATCAAATCACCTGCGGAGCAAACGATGAGGCTCTCCTCTCGAAACATACGACCGTCATTTTGCATCTTTGCGATACTTGGGCTGATCCTACTGCTTCAGGGAATCACCCTCGCGGCCGAAACAACGGCTGACCGTCCGACGCTGGTGATTCAATGGCAACGGCTGGTCACGGACAAGGGCCAAACATGTCAGCGCTGCGGAGATACCGGGAAGTCCGTCAGGCGGGCACGGAAACAACTGGCTTCCGCTCTCAAGCCGCTGGGAATCAAGGTGGTGCTGGAGAAGGAACGAATGAGCCACGATCAGTTTCTGGCAGCGCCCGCAGAATCCAATCGGATCTATCTGAACGGTTGCTCGCTTGAGGAAATCCTGCAGGCCGAAGTGGGATCGAGTGTGTGCTGTGATGCGTGCGAGGGCCAGCCGTGCCGAACGGTCACGGTAGATGGACTGACTTTCGAGACTATCCCGCCGGAACTGATCGTGCGGGCCGGCTTGCTGGTGGCGGCTGATCTCTTGCGACTGAACGATTCCGGCGCCGCGATTCCTTGTTGCCCTTCTGCTTCGGGCTGCTGCCCGAAGACGCCGGAGGAAAAGTAATCACACCGGAGGTGTCTCAGCCTCGGACCATTCGACCTAATACACGCAGGACGGGCATCATGCCCGTCCTGCTTCTCATTGCTCTGTAGTTTTCCGGCAGAAAATTATCTAGGCCGTTTTTTCGACCCAGCGGACGCCAAGCGTGATGGCCAGATTGGTGAACAGAATTACCAACACCGCCACGGTCACAAAATCCTTTGTCCCGTGCAGACCGTAGGCAGCGGGCAGCGTGGCGAGCACGGCGGTGGCCAGGCCACGCGGCATGAACAGAAACAGAACTTTCGCTCCGTGCCAGCTCTTGGGATCCTGCGTCCGCAGGAAACTCCACCGCACCGCCACCGCCCGCGCCAGCAGCACGACGACATAGATCACCACTCCCTCGAGCAGCAGCATCCAGCTCACTTCGCGGAAGTCGAACAACATGCCGAGGAACACGAAGAAAAACGTCCGCACGAGGAACGTGAGTTCGGCATGGAAACGTTTGATGTCCGCGCCGCCCAGTTCGTCGGTGATGGGCTCGCGTTTGAACTTGGGGAAGAGCTTGGCCAGCACTTTCGGTCCGTTGGAGAAGGTGAGTGCGAACACGAACACGCCGAACACTCCCGAGCTGTGCAGCGCTTCGCTGACCGAATAGACCAT
This sequence is a window from bacterium. Protein-coding genes within it:
- a CDS encoding M1 family metallopeptidase yields the protein MIHFTRFLCIALLSAVLALASLAETPDPWDEDYPPPANPDEFHDLDALKLRGLYERLQDLPLLSTQADFDALYYDLTLDLRNFSGQTIAGDVTILARSTAPDLDELVLDLCSTFTVDSVVVAGSARPFTLTGNLLTIQLDRVYVENELVQARVVYHGTPCQTSLYTSFSYYNRPVGPRFIPSIATLSEPYGARDWWPSKNHPADKADSVRISLIVADTLTATSNGVLESVTIIPPSSKKFTWVERYPISTYLVCANATNYAFYRDWYVSPGGDSLPLDHYPYPERLANAIESWNRLPQMMGYCEQMFGEYPFRNEKYGHTMFNWGGAMEHQCNTSYGRSITNGAHNYDHIVLHELAHQWWGDEITLATWPDIWLNEGFASYSEALWYAHVYGPDMLREYQTSSWGNDVVDPSGPVYDPTDLFSGNTVYDKGSWILHILRGALRNDSLFFAALREYRTRHAYGNATTTEFLGDVADVVGYDVTPYLYSYLYLTNRPHFAVSFGSGMVDGERVTVARIRQTQTDPDTTFRTRLDLRFTAAAETTMVLVENSEWNERYYFELGFAPAGLAVDPSDWVLKAVTTESLPLTILNREVEETTAGEAYSDTLIAIGASSGMLTWSVVEGALPAGIELAPNGVLAGVAQEVGSFDFKVRVVDETVEEDEAWLTLDV
- the arsM gene encoding arsenite methyltransferase, translated to MSRFNRPLRPADKPAQELARLARALGHPHRMAILRFLHERKTCVCGEIVEVLPVAQSTVSQHLKVLKEAGWIRGEVEGPRVCYCINLNALKRFRSLVDTSFLSSMEVPMCLAEDVRAMVRDKYGKLADKSGGSCCCGGDSDVAAVAVKIGYSPEDLTTIPADANLGLGCGNPLEYADVKPAETVLDLGSGAGLDCFLAAHEVGKQGRVIGVDMTAEMIEKARENARTGAFSNVEFRLGEIEHLPVADSTVDVIISNCVINLSPDKPQVFREAFRVLKPGGRLVVSDLVLTKPISADLRESVEAYVGCVAGALMKDDYLAAIREAGFDSVAIAHESRYDVGLDALDEPLRKEALEAVLSIKVRAVKSK
- a CDS encoding DUF2703 domain-containing protein, which produces MRLSSRNIRPSFCIFAILGLILLLQGITLAAETTADRPTLVIQWQRLVTDKGQTCQRCGDTGKSVRRARKQLASALKPLGIKVVLEKERMSHDQFLAAPAESNRIYLNGCSLEEILQAEVGSSVCCDACEGQPCRTVTVDGLTFETIPPELIVRAGLLVAADLLRLNDSGAAIPCCPSASGCCPKTPEEK